The marine bacterium B5-7 genomic sequence TTAAAGGTAGCAGAGGGAAATTAAGATAGGCTTAACAAGGGTGGGGATTAATATCAATTTTAGGTATTAATCCCCAGATGGCTGCCTAAGCAGCCTCTCCGAAGAAGGTTTGATAGGCAGTCGCAAATGACAACATCATTAGGGGGAATCCCCAAAGGAAGCCGATCAGCGTTGCACATAATAAACCGGCAAATAAGCTGATTAACAAGAAGAAGAAAAAGCAGCGTATCCAACGATGACGCACGATGTTGAAACTGGTTTTGATGGCTGCCCAGGGTTGTAAGCCTTGGCGGTAAGCAAGCAGGGGGGCGAACCAGCCAATGGTTAGAGAGATGTAAGTGAGGATGGCGGTAGTGATATATGGAATGACTTGTGCCACTGCAATGTAGAGTGAAGAAGGCGCTTGTTGTGGTGCAGGTGCCAACATCGCAAGCCCGTGTAGGCTAGCATAAGTAAAAGCGAGAACGGCAGCGTCTTTAATCAGGACTGCGATGACTGCAGTGAGCCCAACGGTCACAATAGCCTGATAGGGTTTAAATATATGGAATACAGATATTTTTTCTTTTTTCAGTAAGGCCAGTGAGAATACAATCATGCCAACGGAGAGTGGTGCAATAAGCAAAGCAGCGATGACATCGAATAGAATGTGGTGCCACAGAGAAAGCTGTCCGATGGTTTGTGCGAGATGGTTTATGTCAACAGGCCATATTTTTACGATCGCAAAACCCAATGCACTAAATAGCAAGGTAAATAAGAGGAAAAGTTTGAAAAAGCCCCATTTCGTACCATGGACACTTAACCAGGTATCTTTACATTGTGAAAAAATAGGAAATAAAAAACGACCGGCGAGGCGATCTTCTAGTGCATCTATCATTGGATGAGCATCCTTGCTTTGTAAAACACCAGTATACTCAATTTGTCGATAGCGATACAAATAAAAAAAGACGCATTTTCCTGCAAACAAGTTGCTTAGACAGCTTCTCCGAATAGGTGGTTGTATATCACGCCGTGTAGGAGGCTAATGAATGGCATCGCCCAGAATGCACCAATGATCGTTACAGATAGCAGCAAGCTAAAGAGTATTCCCATGATCAATGTGATGAACAGTCGGAACCAGCAGTGACAAGAGATCTTATAGCTGGTGACAATAGCCCGCCAGGGGTGGAGGTTGTGATGGTAAGCTAGCATGGGGGCATAATGTAGCGTTACGATCAAATAGATGGCAATTAAGATTGGGATAGCTAAGCCCAGAAAGTAAGCCAGCGAAGTTAAGAGTTTTAACGTTGGACCAGGAGGGATAATCATTGCCAGCGGTATGGGCAAGGTCAAAAATAAAATTGCAACAATAAATGCAGAACCTAATAAAATGAATCCAGAGAGCGCGCTAGTGATAAAAAGTCGCCAAAAGTGAGAAAAGGGATCAATAATCGAGGAAACTGGCGGACGATCGCCAGAGATAACGTTTATCACAAACACAAGGTGGCCAACAAATAATGCGGTAAGGAGGCCTCTAACAAACAGATGGTTTAGTGCTCTCATCACGTAAGAAAGGGCATGCGATATGGCGCTATGTTGGCTGAGGTATTCAGGTTGAAATAATATATTTTTTAAGGCTAATAAAAGTGGTGCACAGTACCCAAGTAAAATTGCCATTGAAGCGGCTAGTAAGAATAGACAAAGCATCATCGCCAAGTACAATTTGAGAAGGAGCCACTTGCTCCCATGTACATGTCGCCAAGCGGATGTAAGTTGTGAAAATATAGGAAATGTAAAACGACCGGCGAGGCGATTTTCGAGTGCGTCTATCATGGGGTGATCCACCTTGCTTTATAGTCCGCCAGTATACTCAATTCATCGATAGTGATGCAAACAAAAAAGGCTGGTTTTTCCACAAAAAAAGGCCACTTAAAGAAGTGGCCTTAGTCGGTAGGAAAACCGGATATTAGTCGAGTAACGCGCCTTTACCGGGCTTACGATTGTCGAAGTACTTCTTTAGTTTAGTGCGCAAGGTGCCGCGGCTTAAGCCTAGCATTCTTGCTGCTTTAGACTGATTACCTTTGCAATGAATCATGACAGTTTCAAGCAGAGGCGATTCGATTTCTTCTAAAACCAAATCGTAGAGATTGAAAGGTTGTTCTCCATTCAATTGTGTTAAATAACGGCGCATAGAATCACGCATGCATTCACTCAATGGTTTGTGCTGTGCTTGCTGTGTTTCAGGGGTATTGGCTTTGAAAGATGTGGGGTGCATTTCGCTCATGTGACTTAGTTCCTTTTAAGTTCGTTAATCCATCAAAATGGTAATCCTGTACCATTTTCACTTTACCTGTGATTGCCAAATGGTTAAGCAACAACCACAAGATGAAGCCAGTGTAGCGTGATTTTGCGCACTTGAAAAGGCCGATTTTGCACCATTTCACGTGCTTACAGAAGAATTCTGGTTTCTCTTACAACAGGTATGGCGAATATCTTACAAAAATTGCCCTGTTGATGGCATTAATTGTACATTTTGCACTTTTCGTCGCATTTTCGTACACTATTACCCTTGATATACGAATTCACTGGCGCCGATTTGAACTAGATTGCGGGCGCCAAGCAATAGAAATACGGCTAAAGCGAGTACCACAATGATTTCCATCCAACATTTATCAAAATGCTATCCTGGCGCGCAAGGTGATGTCGTTGCATTTTCCGATATTAACCTAGACATTGCACCCGCAGAAATTTTTGGGATCATTGGGCGCAGTGGCGCAGGTAAAAGTAGTTTGATGCGTTGCCTTAACTTATTATCGCAACCGACACGTGGTCGCATTGTCTTAGATGGCGAAGACTTAACAGCCTTGAATGCGCATGCTTTGCGTAACATACGTCGTCAAGTTGGTGTTGTGTTTCAGCATGACTGTCTCGTACATAACAAAACTGTTTTAACGAATGTCATGATGCCGTTAGTTTTTCAAGGTGCGACGCTATTGGCGGCAAAAGAACAGGCCCTGCATTGTTTGTCTTTAGTTGGTTTAACGGAAAAGCATAGGGTTTTCCCCAAGCAATTAAGTGGCGGACAACGTCAGCGTGTTGCAATTGCACGTGCGCTGGTGACTTCGCCGAAAGTATTATTGTGTGATGAGCCCACATCGGCATTAGATCCAGAAACAACACGACAATTACTGCAAGTTTTAAAGGATATTCGACAAACCCTGGGCGTGACGATTGTTTGCATTACGCATGATATGCAAGTGGTGCAACAGATCTGTGATCGTGTTGCGGTATTAGAGAAAGGGAAAGTTGTCGAATGCAAAATAACGCAAGATTTATTTAGCCAGCCGGAAACACAAGTCGCAAAA encodes the following:
- the metN gene encoding methionine import ATP-binding protein MetN codes for the protein MISIQHLSKCYPGAQGDVVAFSDINLDIAPAEIFGIIGRSGAGKSSLMRCLNLLSQPTRGRIVLDGEDLTALNAHALRNIRRQVGVVFQHDCLVHNKTVLTNVMMPLVFQGATLLAAKEQALHCLSLVGLTEKHRVFPKQLSGGQRQRVAIARALVTSPKVLLCDEPTSALDPETTRQLLQVLKDIRQTLGVTIVCITHDMQVVQQICDRVAVLEKGKVVECKITQDLFSQPETQVAKELVHHAVNDALPEAIKSRLSSKMLAPDPLWRLVFKETTASRAVIAEVSCQFAVALNILQANLSIVHNESMGFMLVEVIGESAAMEKAKMYLQSLNIGVEVLAYVD